AAAGACATCATAAGCCTTAGCCACTTCCAATATTGTGTTGTCTTCACGACCGTCGCTCACTCAGTTCACCTCCTCGCCAACAACGTCAACACTGAGTTAGAGGGGACCCCGGTATTTGACCAGTTCGAAGAGAAGCTGTGCGAGTGGATGGGAGACATGAACTACACCGCGGAGGTGCTCAGCGTCCCGGTGGTCTTCTCCCCGGTATCTCAGCAGCTGATCCTCGCACACACATTCCCGCACCTCTTTCCGCTGCTGTCACCTGACCTGGAGGTTTTAAACTCCAAGCGTCCGGCCAAGAAGAGGTTTGCCAGTTTGTCGGAAGTTGACCTGCAGTCTCTCCCCCCCGAGTTGCAGATTGAGATTAAATCCTTGGCGTCCGTGCTGAACTCCATGTTCGAGGCCACGAGCACCCGGGAGGAGTGCTTTGCTGTGGGACCAATGAGCAGGCTGATTGCTGGGGAACTAGCCAATCACCCACAGTCTAGGAACCGTAGGAAAGTGGCTCCAAATAAAGCTTCAATAGTGTTTATCGACAGAACACTGGACCTCACAGGTAGTCTGATGCCAGGGGTGCTCCCTGTCAACCAGTCtaactctctctcacctctctcacactcactcacacacacgcatgctgttCTGTCATTTTTGACAGAAAGTTCattacgcacatacacacactgcattcaTGCATACATTTATACAAGTATGTGCATACATACtgtgcatacacaaacacatatataaatccatccctccctcctagcATGGGGCTGTATATGAAAACATTTGACAGATATCCTTCCTACTGTACACCCCATCACCAGTAGGTCACCCATCTTTCTCAGACGTTGCCGTCGGCTACTAAACCCCTCGCCACTTCCTATTTCCTCAGGGGCGGCGGGTCACCATGGCGACAGCCTGGTGGAGAAGATCCTGGGCGTGTTGCCGCCATTGCCAGGACACACCACGGACGTGCAGGTGGACATGCTGGAGCTGACCGATCTGCAGCGCAGCACAGAGGCCCAGGCCTCGCTCGCACCCGGCTGCCTGGCTAACACACAGTGAGTACCTCACAGTACTGCAGTAACATGAACACAGTGAGTACCTCACACTACTGCAGTAACATGAACACAGTACTGCAGTAACATGAACACAGTACTGCAGTAACATAAACACAGTGAGTACCTCACAGTACTGCAGTAACATGAACACAGTACTGCAGTAACATAAACACAGTGAGTACCTCACAGTACTGCAGTAACATGAACACAGTGAGTACCTCATAGTACTGCAGTAACATGAACACAGTACTGCAGTAACATAAACACAGTGAGTACCTCACAGTACTGCAGTAACATGAACACAGTACTGCAGTAACATAAACACAGTGAGTACCTCACAGTACTGCAGTAACATGAACACAGTGAGTACCTCACAGTACTGCAGTAACATGAACACAGTGAGTACCTCACAGTACTGCAGTAACATGAACACAGTACTGCAGTAACATGAACACAGTGAGTACCTCACACTACTGCAGTAACATGAACACAGTGAGTACCTCACACTACTGCAGTAACATGAACACAGTACTGCAGTAACATGAACACAGTGAGTACCTCACACTACTGCAGTAACATGAACACAGTGAGTACCTCACAGTACTGCAGTAACATGAACACAGTGAGTACCTCACACTACTGCAGTAACATGAACACAGTGAGTACCTCACAGTACTGCAGTAACATGAACACAGTGAGTACCTCACAGTACTGCAGTAACATGAACACAGTGAGTACCTCACAGTACTGCAGTAACATGAACACAGTGAGTACCTCACACTACTGCAGTAACATGAACACAGTGAGTACCTCACAGTACTGCAGTAACATGAACACAGTGAGTACCTCACAGTACTGCAGTAACATGAACACAGTACTGCAGTAACATGAACACAGTGAGTACCTCACACTACTGCAGTAACATGAACACAGTGAATACCTCACAGTACTGCAGTAACATGAACACAGTGAGTACCTCACACTACTGCAGTAACATGAACACAGTGAGTACCTCACAGTACTGCAGTAACATGAACACCGTACTGCAGTAACATAAACACAGTGAGTACCTCACAGTACTGCAGTAACATAAACAAAATGTTGTGACCTCTGTATGACCTTTGTATAACCTCTTTGGGACCTGGGACACCTCTGCCTGCTGCCTTGGGTTCTGTTTTCCCTCATCTCAGCTTTACTGGGCTTGACTTGGTGGCGTTTCTGCCCGTGTCATTTCCTTTCTGCCCATGTCATTTCCTTTGGGCAGAGCTGTGGTGTAGACTGTATGCCGGCTTCTGTGTAgtgctgtctgtgtgcgtgtccatgtgtgtgtatgtgcgtgtacaCAATCATTCAGCAGACAAAGATTTCTTTACACTCTCTCACTTTTCAGTTAtttttgcctctctctccctccctccctctctcccagaccaCCCACAGTGCTAGTGTTGGGCCTGGCACCTGACAGGGCTTATGCAGGGTAGGGTAGTGGGGCTAGACTGTGTGCAGGGTAGGGTAGTGGGGCTAGGCTGTGTGCAGGGTAGGGTAGTGGGGCTAGGCTGTGTGCAGGGTAGGGTAGTGGGGCTATGATCTCAGGCACGCGCTGGCCCCCTGTGGTGAGGCTCTACATGGCAGCTTTAATCTTTCATCATgtgctcctcctggtctctctccttctggaccatgtggaggagcagagggggagcttAGCTcgggtgcgcgcacacacacacacacacacacacgcacactactgGAGGGCCTGAGTGGTATGCAGCTTGGGCACAGGGGGTAGGTGCTAGCGGTGCtgtgctgagggctgggggggggggctagcggtgctgtgctgagggctggggggggggggctagcggtgctgtgctgagggctggggggggggctagcggtgctgtgctgagggctgggggggggctagcGGTGCtgtgctgagggctggggggggggctagcggtgctgtgctgagggctggggggggggcctaGGGGTGCtgtgctgagggctgggggggggggggctagcggtgctgtgctgagggctggggggggggggggctagcggtgctgtgctgagggctggggggggggcctaGGGGTGCtgtgctgagggctggggggggggggggctagcggtgctgtgctgagggctggggggggggcctaGGGGTGCtgtgctgagggctgggggggggggggctagcggtgctgtgctgagggctggggggggggggggctagcggtgctgtgctgagggctggggggggggctagcggtgctgtgctgagggctgggggggcttgGCCTCATATCATATCACCGTACAGCATCTAAAACTGCTACATTCCGGAGCCGAACCCTTATCTCCCTGAGCAGAAGGGTGACTACAGCTATCTCTCGCTGAgcgcacacaccctcacacacacgtccgCACAAATATGGACGGGACGAGCTACCTCCCTccaagaacaaacacacactcacgtgatcagtgtgggggggggggggtgcgtgcgtgtgtgtgtgtgtgtgtgcgtgcgagcagAAGAACTTCTTAGATGTGTGTAGCAGAACTACAGCATTGGCTGTCTGAGAACAGCTGGGCCACGAAAGTCATCACAGCtgcagaggagacacacacacatgcacacacacacacacacagatgcacacgcacacacacacggaggagatggaggtggaccCAGCGGGACAACGTATGgagcacatctacacacacctgacacacactctcctagctcacacacacctcatgcgCACACGCTCTCACTCTCCCAGTTCACACACTCCACTGCTACACACGCCTCAAACACAAATGAACATAGATTGAAGCAACGTTTGTCTGCATGTGACGTAGTTAGCGTTAAATCACTCTTCATCACCTGGTCCTGTTAAAGATCAGAATCCTTCATTCTGGCCTCTACTAGGATTCGCCGAGTTACTCCCAGCCCCTCCCGGACCGTGTTTTGATTGGCTGAATCTTGTAAACCCAGGCATTAAACGCTGGGTGTGGGTCTAGGTAACAGCGTGAGCGGATGATATTTCCCTCTGTAATTTCAGGATGTTTTTCTGGCCCTCTTGTTTGAGTCTTGGTGGTCTTGGGGCCCCACACCACGCTGGGCTGCCTGGAGGAGAGACCTCGGCCCTGGGGAGCTCTCTTTTCCTCCGGCCTCTcggctctgtcctcctccagccccgctgctctctcttccagccccgctgctctctcttccagccccgctgctctctcttccagccccgctgctctctcttccagcctccctgctctctccttttccagcctccccccctctctcctccagcccacatccatgctgctacacacacctgaaacatgctggctgctacacacacacacacacacatgctgctacacacacacacacacacacacacacacatgctgctacacacacacacacatgctgctacacacacacacacacacatgctgctacacacacacacatgctgctacacacacacacacacacatgctgctacacacactctctgtgccAAAATACACTAAGAACACTTCTTCTCTCAGTTAGCAGTTTACGTgaggaattgtgtgtgtgtgtgtatgtgtgtttgtgtggtcagGTACCCTCCTGTCTACCCAGTGTGGTTTGCTGTGTTTGGCTGTTGCTAGTCTTTGGTTCTTtgtgggtcacatgaccagaacTTTCCTCTGCCTCGGACCAGCCCCCCGTACCCCGGTGCCCtctctgggtgggtgggtgggcaggCGGGCAGGCTGTTCTGGGTATATTCCAAATattagggggggagggggagagaggggagatgggaggaggggaggtggcggGGGGAGTTTGTTGGCTTGCTGTTCATCTCTGGCATATAAACACAGTCTCTAGACTGAgtagtaatgtgtgtgtatgtgcgtgtgtgtggagacaatTTGAGTGGTAATAGTTCTGATTACAGGAAGTGCTTCAACAAATGTTTACAAAGTGGCTGTGGTGACAGTGTTCTGACTAAGGTCATGGATCTGCTCTACCCTCAGCTTTGCTGGGACGCATTAGATGActggatgtgtgtatgtactgtatgtctacttgcgtgtctgtgcatgttgtgtgcgtgtgtgtgtacgtgtatttgtgtgtgtctccggtaTCCAGTGAAGTTGAAGGAATCCTTAGTCAGTCTGACCCATACTTAACTGCTGTATCACACACTTCCAGTAaccaccctcccttctcccaCCCCCAAGACTCATTAACCCAGCAGAGATACACTCCTCtgggggctgctgtgtgtgtgtgtgtgtgtgtgtgtgtgtgtgtgtgtgtgtgtgtgtgtgtgtgtgtgtgtgtgtgtgtggacaggtatTTCAGCTCGTGCTCAAGCACTTGATGCACAACTACTTCTTAATGGTGGAACTCTGATTACACATCTGGTGGCATTTATCtgggacggacacacacacatacacacattcttcCTGAGTGAGCAGCTACACTCTACTCAAGTGCAAGAGTGCCCCCTTCAGGTTAGACAAACCCCTTTC
The sequence above is drawn from the Osmerus eperlanus unplaced genomic scaffold, fOsmEpe2.1 SCAFFOLD_168, whole genome shotgun sequence genome and encodes:
- the LOC134016449 gene encoding sec1 family domain-containing protein 2-like, encoding MLTTDGFTGFPAQMWEKVLSKVNKALVFMDDKCAESLHWNGGAASLFEAGARNLKQFSSFEAGGENEPKAVFVVSTLLKGITAETIKDIISLSHFQYCVVFTTVAHSVHLLANNVNTELEGTPVFDQFEEKLCEWMGDMNYTAEVLSVPVVFSPVSQQLILAHTFPHLFPLLSPDLEVLNSKRPAKKRFASLSEVDLQSLPPELQIEIKSLASVLNSMFEATSTREECFAVGPMSRLIAGELANHPQSRNRRKVAPNKASIVFIDRTLDLTGAAGHHGDSLVEKILGVLPPLPGHTTDVQVDMLELTDLQRSTEAQASLAPGCLANTQCSSARSLWETMLGSKQKEAVMEVRRQLVEAASREHLPFKMNLGRVSGEQLSSYVQLFRGSWGAIESNAGILQLALATAHTLRHPALAHWDTCLAFERLLLQSPLNNNLPQLRPNQDWKREKNTDQNWTGEKSRLSEDARERPAFDLSWE